One Glycine max cultivar Williams 82 chromosome 3, Glycine_max_v4.0, whole genome shotgun sequence DNA window includes the following coding sequences:
- the LOC100784007 gene encoding uncharacterized protein C57A7.06 isoform X2 has translation MTEKKRKERDEGNRRRLKPKKKSNTQWKKTGPRLPSSLQKHIDRLNPTTSFDSADSDDDNDVYEYEEERAEEESKKNKRYDSASVDDDLAQEIEDENVQSDDESEDDDYIGTKRNENAASDDSGEEDDGRHARMLQAITGMPSEAFEENKKKKVMKDTVIPELYPESEYNPSRDVVDGDGRISIEDLLNPLREKSGYGKLRKRYQQIEKNARTIHVPLSKAVQAKVERKAAYEVSKKDVTKWQHIIQRNREAPTIFFDENVDLGFSTVGAIASEFEPRTEFEKKMAALVYDDEVMEAHKKDGSKLLEMNKVSIEDEKDRQNRIAKMRSLLFRHEMKAKHIKKIKSRTFHRLLKKDKLKAEASQIQMDPEAAKEYAMKQERQRAEERMTLKHKNHNPWAARIIQRGLHNQDEGTRAAIHEQLQRHAELTRKMKSMKGSSSSGEDSSEEEEDDNSAGSDQDMDYKILGKAKEKTMKVLEEEEEVPKSGLLSLPFMRRGLEKRKEAAVEEANLAFQEYEDSLKKLENSGGSEDPKAASTSGRRVFGTAKAQIDASNKVKSDNCYDGSDSEDDLGTSKSGNIENEGSDLLHKDVNKDLVVIQDDTDTHQESVFKNIDEIIKKPGPKTTYEVSIFVSDTWKKAKNKNEEITMKKSPKLPGLVRQAIKDTENEFREDSDTDSEGQMVDGILSSVSKVPYELPSQEELIRQAFAGDDVEDDFEKDKQEILNEENPEPEKPLLLPGWGQWTHVQQKKGLPSWMLKKHEDAQKKRAEALKKRKDAQLNNVIISEKIDKKAEKLHTKSLPYPFTSKEVFEQSMRVPIGPEYNPATAIGPLNRPEVVKRPGVIIKPIEFKEVNPHEKTEQRNGDKRKFKKNKGNAGNIMKKAKVGGKS, from the exons ATGACCGAAAAGAAGCGGAAGGAGAGGGACGAAGGTAACCGCCGAAGACTGAAGCCGAAGAAGAAGTCAAACACTCAATGGAAGAAGACTGGCCCTCGTTTGCCCTCATCTCTGCAAAAACATATTGACCGTTTAAACCCTACCACTTCCTTCGACAGCGCCGATTCCGATGACGACAATGACGTTTACGAGTACGAGGAAGAACGGGCCGAAGAGGAGTCCAAGAAAAACAAGCGTTACGACTCTGCTTCCGTCGACGATGACCTTGCTCAAGAAATTgag GATGAGAATGTGCAATCTGATGATGAAAGTGAGGATGATGATTACATTGGGACAAAGAGGAATGAAAATGCTGCAAGTGACGATTCTGGAGAGGAAGACGATGGAAGGCATGCAAGAATGCTACAAGCAATTACTGGCATGCCGAGTGAAGCTTTTGAAG agaataagaaaaagaaggtgATGAAGGACACTGTTATACCAGAGCTGTATCCAGAGTCTGAATATAATCCTAGTCGTGATGTTGTGGATGGTGATGGACGCATTAGCATAGAGGACCTACTGAATCCTCTTCGTGAAAAGTCTGGTTATGGAAAACTTAGGAAGAGATATCAACAAATTGAGAAGAATGCTAGAACTATTCATGTGCCACTTTCAAAGGCAGTTCAAGCAAAGGTAGAGAGGAAGGCAGCATATGAAGTATCAAAGAAAGATGTCACTAAGTGGCAGCATATTATTCAGAGAAATAGAGAGGCCCCAACTATTTTCTTTGATGAAAATGTAGATCTAGGGTTTTCAACTGTAGGAGCAATAGCTTCTGAATTTGAACCCAGAACTGAATTTGAGAAGAAAATGGCTGCTCTAGTTTATGATGATGAAGTTATGGAAGCTCATAAAAAGGATGGTTCTAAGCTTCTTGAAATGAACAAG GTCTCTATTGAAGATGAGAAGGATAGGCAAAATCGGATTGCTAAAATGCGGAGCCTTCTTTTTCGTCATGAAATGAAGGCAAAGCATATTAAAAAGATCAAGTCTAGAACATTTCATCGTTTGTTgaagaaagataaattaaagGCAGAAGCTTCTCAGATACAAATGGACCCTGAAGCTGCTAAAGAATATGCCATGAAACAAGAGCGTCAAAGGGCTGAG GAACGCATGACTCTGAAACACAAAAACCATAATCCGTGGGCTGCACGTATTATCCAGCGTGGTTTACATAACCAAGATGAAGGAACTCGTGCTGCTATACATGAACAACTTCAAAGGCATGCTGAATTGACTAGAAAAATGAAGTCTATGAAGGGTAGCAGCAGTAGCGGGGAAGATAGCagtgaagaggaagaggatgaCAACTCTGCTGGTTCTGATCAGGACATGGATTACAAGATTTTGGGAAAAgctaaagaaaaaacaatgaaagtgttggaggaagaggaagaagttcCCAAATCAGGATTGCTTTCTTTGCCTTTTATG AGGCGTGGattggagaaaagaaaagaggcaGCTGTTGAAGAAGCTAACCTTGCTTTCCAAGAATACGAAGATTCCTTGAAGAAGCTGGAGAATTCTGGTGGCTCAGAAGATCCAAAAGCTGCTTCTACCAGTGGCAGAAGAGTATTTGGAACGGCTAAAGCCCAGATAGATGCCAGTAATAAGGTAAAATCAGATAACTGCTATGATGGCAGTGATAGTGAGGATGACTTGGGGACCAGCAAAAGTGGCAACATAGAGAATGAGGGAAGCGACCTTTTGCATAAGGATGTAAACAAGGATTTGGTGGTAATTCAAGATGACACTGATACTCACCAGGAATCAGTTTTTAAG AACATTGATGAGATTATTAAAAAGCCTGGGCCAAAAACTACATATGAAGTTTCCATATTTGTGTCAGATACATGGAAAAAg gcaaaaaacaaaaatgaagaaataacgATGAAGAAGTCTCCAAAGCTTCCAGGGCTAGTTAGGCAAGCTATAAAA GATACTGAAAATGAATTTAGAGAGGATAGTGACACAGATAGTGAAGGACAGATGGTGGATGGAATTCTGTCTTCTGTTTCTAAAGTACCTTATGAACTTCCTTCTCAAGAGGAGCTCATTCGGCAAGCTTTTGCAGGCGATGATGTAGAAGATGATTTTGAAAAGGATAAGCAGGAGATCCTCAACGAAGAAAATCCTGAGCCAGAGAAGCCTCTATTACTTCCTGGCTGGGGCCAGTGGACACATGTACAGCAAAAGAAAGGTTTACCATCTTGGATGCTGAAAAAACATGAAGATGCCCAGAAAAAAAGGGCAGAAGCCCTCAAAAAGAGGAAGGATGCTCAGCTAAATAATGTGATTATATCTGAGAAAATAGACAAGAAG GCTGAGAAACTACATACTAAATCATTGCCATACCCTTTTACTTCCAAAGAGGTCTTTGAACAGAGCATGCGTGTGCCCATCGGACCTGAATATAATCCAGCAACTGCAATTGGTCCTCTTAACCGGCCGGAA GTGGTAAAGAGACCAGGGGTTATTATAAAACCAATAGAGTTCAAAGAAGTGAATCCTCATGAAAAAACAGAGCAACGGAATGGAGATAAGCGtaagtttaagaaaaataaaggcaaTGCTGGCAATATCATGAAAAAGGCGAAGGTGGGAGGAAAAAGTTAA
- the LOC100784007 gene encoding uncharacterized protein C57A7.06 isoform X1 has translation MTEKKRKERDEGNRRRLKPKKKSNTQWKKTGPRLPSSLQKHIDRLNPTTSFDSADSDDDNDVYEYEEERAEEESKKNKRYDSASVDDDLAQEIEDENVQSDDESEDDDYIGTKRNENAASDDSGEEDDGRHARMLQAITGMPSEAFEENKKKKVMKDTVIPELYPESEYNPSRDVVDGDGRISIEDLLNPLREKSGYGKLRKRYQQIEKNARTIHVPLSKAVQAKVERKAAYEVSKKDVTKWQHIIQRNREAPTIFFDENVDLGFSTVGAIASEFEPRTEFEKKMAALVYDDEVMEAHKKDGSKLLEMNKVSIEDEKDRQNRIAKMRSLLFRHEMKAKHIKKIKSRTFHRLLKKDKLKAEASQIQMDPEAAKEYAMKQERQRAEERMTLKHKNHNPWAARIIQRGLHNQDEGTRAAIHEQLQRHAELTRKMKSMKGSSSSGEDSSEEEEDDNSAGSDQDMDYKILGKAKEKTMKVLEEEEEVPKSGLLSLPFMRRGLEKRKEAAVEEANLAFQEYEDSLKKLENSGGSEDPKAASTSGRRVFGTAKAQIDASNKVKSDNCYDGSDSEDDLGTSKSGNIENEGSDLLHKDVNKDLVVIQDDTDTHQESVFKNIDEIIKKPGPKTTYEVSIFVSDTWKKQAKNKNEEITMKKSPKLPGLVRQAIKDTENEFREDSDTDSEGQMVDGILSSVSKVPYELPSQEELIRQAFAGDDVEDDFEKDKQEILNEENPEPEKPLLLPGWGQWTHVQQKKGLPSWMLKKHEDAQKKRAEALKKRKDAQLNNVIISEKIDKKAEKLHTKSLPYPFTSKEVFEQSMRVPIGPEYNPATAIGPLNRPEVVKRPGVIIKPIEFKEVNPHEKTEQRNGDKRKFKKNKGNAGNIMKKAKVGGKS, from the exons ATGACCGAAAAGAAGCGGAAGGAGAGGGACGAAGGTAACCGCCGAAGACTGAAGCCGAAGAAGAAGTCAAACACTCAATGGAAGAAGACTGGCCCTCGTTTGCCCTCATCTCTGCAAAAACATATTGACCGTTTAAACCCTACCACTTCCTTCGACAGCGCCGATTCCGATGACGACAATGACGTTTACGAGTACGAGGAAGAACGGGCCGAAGAGGAGTCCAAGAAAAACAAGCGTTACGACTCTGCTTCCGTCGACGATGACCTTGCTCAAGAAATTgag GATGAGAATGTGCAATCTGATGATGAAAGTGAGGATGATGATTACATTGGGACAAAGAGGAATGAAAATGCTGCAAGTGACGATTCTGGAGAGGAAGACGATGGAAGGCATGCAAGAATGCTACAAGCAATTACTGGCATGCCGAGTGAAGCTTTTGAAG agaataagaaaaagaaggtgATGAAGGACACTGTTATACCAGAGCTGTATCCAGAGTCTGAATATAATCCTAGTCGTGATGTTGTGGATGGTGATGGACGCATTAGCATAGAGGACCTACTGAATCCTCTTCGTGAAAAGTCTGGTTATGGAAAACTTAGGAAGAGATATCAACAAATTGAGAAGAATGCTAGAACTATTCATGTGCCACTTTCAAAGGCAGTTCAAGCAAAGGTAGAGAGGAAGGCAGCATATGAAGTATCAAAGAAAGATGTCACTAAGTGGCAGCATATTATTCAGAGAAATAGAGAGGCCCCAACTATTTTCTTTGATGAAAATGTAGATCTAGGGTTTTCAACTGTAGGAGCAATAGCTTCTGAATTTGAACCCAGAACTGAATTTGAGAAGAAAATGGCTGCTCTAGTTTATGATGATGAAGTTATGGAAGCTCATAAAAAGGATGGTTCTAAGCTTCTTGAAATGAACAAG GTCTCTATTGAAGATGAGAAGGATAGGCAAAATCGGATTGCTAAAATGCGGAGCCTTCTTTTTCGTCATGAAATGAAGGCAAAGCATATTAAAAAGATCAAGTCTAGAACATTTCATCGTTTGTTgaagaaagataaattaaagGCAGAAGCTTCTCAGATACAAATGGACCCTGAAGCTGCTAAAGAATATGCCATGAAACAAGAGCGTCAAAGGGCTGAG GAACGCATGACTCTGAAACACAAAAACCATAATCCGTGGGCTGCACGTATTATCCAGCGTGGTTTACATAACCAAGATGAAGGAACTCGTGCTGCTATACATGAACAACTTCAAAGGCATGCTGAATTGACTAGAAAAATGAAGTCTATGAAGGGTAGCAGCAGTAGCGGGGAAGATAGCagtgaagaggaagaggatgaCAACTCTGCTGGTTCTGATCAGGACATGGATTACAAGATTTTGGGAAAAgctaaagaaaaaacaatgaaagtgttggaggaagaggaagaagttcCCAAATCAGGATTGCTTTCTTTGCCTTTTATG AGGCGTGGattggagaaaagaaaagaggcaGCTGTTGAAGAAGCTAACCTTGCTTTCCAAGAATACGAAGATTCCTTGAAGAAGCTGGAGAATTCTGGTGGCTCAGAAGATCCAAAAGCTGCTTCTACCAGTGGCAGAAGAGTATTTGGAACGGCTAAAGCCCAGATAGATGCCAGTAATAAGGTAAAATCAGATAACTGCTATGATGGCAGTGATAGTGAGGATGACTTGGGGACCAGCAAAAGTGGCAACATAGAGAATGAGGGAAGCGACCTTTTGCATAAGGATGTAAACAAGGATTTGGTGGTAATTCAAGATGACACTGATACTCACCAGGAATCAGTTTTTAAG AACATTGATGAGATTATTAAAAAGCCTGGGCCAAAAACTACATATGAAGTTTCCATATTTGTGTCAGATACATGGAAAAAg CaggcaaaaaacaaaaatgaagaaataacgATGAAGAAGTCTCCAAAGCTTCCAGGGCTAGTTAGGCAAGCTATAAAA GATACTGAAAATGAATTTAGAGAGGATAGTGACACAGATAGTGAAGGACAGATGGTGGATGGAATTCTGTCTTCTGTTTCTAAAGTACCTTATGAACTTCCTTCTCAAGAGGAGCTCATTCGGCAAGCTTTTGCAGGCGATGATGTAGAAGATGATTTTGAAAAGGATAAGCAGGAGATCCTCAACGAAGAAAATCCTGAGCCAGAGAAGCCTCTATTACTTCCTGGCTGGGGCCAGTGGACACATGTACAGCAAAAGAAAGGTTTACCATCTTGGATGCTGAAAAAACATGAAGATGCCCAGAAAAAAAGGGCAGAAGCCCTCAAAAAGAGGAAGGATGCTCAGCTAAATAATGTGATTATATCTGAGAAAATAGACAAGAAG GCTGAGAAACTACATACTAAATCATTGCCATACCCTTTTACTTCCAAAGAGGTCTTTGAACAGAGCATGCGTGTGCCCATCGGACCTGAATATAATCCAGCAACTGCAATTGGTCCTCTTAACCGGCCGGAA GTGGTAAAGAGACCAGGGGTTATTATAAAACCAATAGAGTTCAAAGAAGTGAATCCTCATGAAAAAACAGAGCAACGGAATGGAGATAAGCGtaagtttaagaaaaataaaggcaaTGCTGGCAATATCATGAAAAAGGCGAAGGTGGGAGGAAAAAGTTAA